The following are from one region of the Acipenser ruthenus chromosome 19, fAciRut3.2 maternal haplotype, whole genome shotgun sequence genome:
- the fam20a gene encoding pseudokinase FAM20A, with translation MWMRRDRLVVTLILATVFIADLYFNILPKVQEKYFNNDCTCQDFKNTGESNSSSRDYWQNPSTDTSLPIMSEAGTLLSAQTQTGATGSQLQRLFSHPLYNIQTPDLRPEEYLLQREETLNYYIRKVSRWNRHQRYYNTAANISATVQVVSFEPESSWVKFHMGINRYALYSRDDPNIDQLLKDMGKIDIINADYTQDEKILKGICDCTQVVKPSGHHLKLSLKFQDFGKAMFKPMRQERDEETPEDFFYFIDFQRHNAEIAAFHLDRILDFRRVPPVVGRFINVTKEILHTTRSEDLKSVFFTSPANNMCFFAKCLYVCKTEYAVCGNPDMLEGSLSAYMPGLTLAPRLSIPNPWIRSYTFANKEEWEVNPHYCDTVKQFYPYNSGNRLLNIIDMAIFDFLTGNMDRHHYEIFTKFGDDGFLLHFDNARGFGRHSRDEISILAPLTQCCIVKRSTLLRLKLLSQAEFRLSDVMRESLLRDNLPPVLTEPHLLALDRRLQRILKAVQKCVKKYGEPHVVAEDITETQQHGHVIAR, from the exons ATGTGGATGAGAAGGGACAGGCTTGTTGTGACTCTGATCCTAGCTACAGTTTTCATTGCTGATCTCTACTTTAACATCCTCCCCAAAGTGCAAGAGAAGTATTTTAACAACGACTGCACTTGTCAGGACTTCAAGAACACTGGTGAgagtaacagcagcagcagggattaCTGGCAGAACCCGTCCACTGACACCAGCCTTCCCATTATGAGTGAAGCTGGGACTCTGCTGTCTGCTCAAACACAAACTGGAGCTACTGGATCACAACTCCAGAGGCTTTTCTCCCACCCTCTGTATAATATACAGACTCCGGATCTGAGACCTGAGGAGTATTTGCTTCAGAGAGAAGAAACTCTGAACTATTATATAAGGAAAGTCTCAAGATGGAACAG ACATCAGAGATACTACAACACAGCAGCCAATATTTCTGCTACAGTGCAAGTTGTCTCTTTTGAACCCGAGTCTAGCTGGGTAAAGTTCCACATGGGTATAAACCGGTACGCACTGTACTCCAGGGATGATCCCAACATCGATCAGCTGCTAAAAGACATGGGaaaaatagatataataaatgcAG ATTATACTCAGGATGAGAAAATACTCAAAGGGATATGTGACTGCACTCAAG TTGTAAAGCCCAGTGGGCATCACTTGAAGCTATCTCTGAAGTTCCAGGACTTTGGCAAGGCCATGTTCAAACCCATGAG ACAGGAAAGAGATGAAGAAACACCAGAAGACTTTTTCTATTTCATCGACTTCCAAAGACACAACGCTGAAATAGCAGCTTTCCATTTGGACAG AATCCTAGACTTCCGCAGAGTGCCTCCTGTGGTTGGGAGGTTTATTAATGTCACCAAAGAAATTCTCCACACCACAAGAAGTGAAGACTTGAAGAGTGTATTCTTCACATCCCCAG CgaacaacatgtgtttctttgcAAAGTGTCTGTACGTGTGCAAGACGGAGTACGCCGTGTGTGGAAACCCTGATATGCTGGAGGGCTCCCTGTCTGCCTACATGCCAGGGCTGACCCTCGCTCCCCGTCTCTCCATCCCCAACCCCTGGATTAGGTCCTACACCTTCGCTAACAAAGAGGA aTGGGAGGTGAATCCACACTACTGCGACACTGTCAAACAGTTCTACCCTTACAACTCTGGCAACAGACTGCTGAATATCATTGACATGGCCATATTTGACTTCTTAACAG GAAATATGGACCGACATCATTATGAGATCTTCACCAAGTTTGGGGATGATGGGTTTCTGCTTCATTTTGATAATGCACGAGG gtTTGGGAGGCATTCCCGAGACGAAATCTCTATCCTTGCCCCCCTGACTCAGTGCTGCAT AGTCAAGCGGTCGACGCTGCTGCGCTTGAAGCTGCTGTCCCAGGCGGAGTTCAGACTCAGTGATGTGATGCGGGAGTCCCTGCTCCGCGACAACCTCCCCCCCGTACTGACTGAGCCGCACCTTCTCGCGCTCGACCGCCGGCTGCAGCGCATCCTCAAGGCCGTGCAGAAGTGCGTCAAGAAGTACGGCGAGCCCCACGTGGTGGCCGAGGACATCACTGAGACACAGCAACACGGACACGTAATTGCGAGGTAG